The genomic segment CGCGCGTCTCTCACGGGGGCAGCGGGGGAGGTCTCCGCGGGAGGGTAAAGTCGGGAAGCAGCACCTTGTCCGCGGATGCCTCGCGAAACGCGTCTGTCATTATTCGGCACACCTTGACGGAACTCAGCGCGACGCTCCCGGTCCACCGGCTGCTCCCGCCGGGGAACACCTCGTGCTCCTCGTAGCAGTTTCCCCGCCCCTCCACCTTTAACAGCACGCGCGGTAGCACACCAGCCTTGCTCCCGACCGGAAACGCGGCgttgagcgcgccgagcggcgAGTTCCACGCGAAGAAGCACTCGGCCTTGGGCGGCCACCCGCTCGGCGTTCCCCTCTGCGTCTTGTACGTTTTCCCCAGCGCAAACTCCGTTTCGCCGTCGTACACCGACACGAACTTGTCGTCCTTGCACGCCACAACCTTGTAGAACGCCTGCGGGCGCTCGATGTGCGTCGCCTTCCAGTTGGGCGGGATCTGATACGTCGGTCGGGTGGCAAAGGCGCGGTCCTCGACGATCTGCGCAATCTGCTTCGCAACCTCGTCCTTCATCACGCGTATgctcttcttcgcctcgcggaccgagcgccggcgctcgatggcggcgagcttgcGCTCGGCCCGGAGGCGCGAGAGCCGGTAGTATTCAGTctcccggcgctcgcgggtccACCGTCCGTTGCCCATCGTCTGGCCCGGcatggcggcggccggcgtGGGAGCGGGTCGCCTCGGCTGAGACACAGAAGAGTGAAGGTGCCGTGCGTTTCCTTTCCCCCATTTCGCCGTTTCCGTGGCAGCAAATGTCCGACCGGTTTTTCGGTCAATCTTGAGTCATTTCTTCCAATTTCGCCCGCATGGACCCGGCAGCCTGTGGCGACCGACCAAACTTTTTGGATTTTTCGTTTCAAAAAACTGTCGTGgtgtcctcggcgcgcgcacTCCGGGAAAGAGCGCCCGAAACGAGGAAGATGACGaaccccgccgacgcgacgcaggTTGAcatcgcggagaaggagaacgCGCCCTCCCCGGCGGTGAAAGCCTCGCCgaaacccgcggcgaacggcgacggctcgtCCAAGTTCGTGAACGTCGACGGCAAGGTGAAGCATCGCAGGGTGGTCAAGgctgacggcgtcgacgcgatgacgcaagccgacgcgacggtcggcgccgagcaggAGCACGTGAACGATTACGAACGGCAGCGCGAGGTGAGAGCTTCCGCCGATACTTCGAGCGACTCGACACGTaacccccgcgcgtctcgcccgtTCCGTTCAAACCGCGCAGATCCGATCCCATCTCACCCTCGCACACACCCCGTCGACTCTTCACCCAGGAACGCATCCGGCGCAACAACGAGCGGCTCAGGGCGCTCAAGGTGCTCGACACcgcgaaggcgctcgaggcgtccgcggccgccgcctcgaacgccgccgccgccaacgtcGTCAAGCGACCGCCCGGAAAGGCCCGCGGAGGCAGACccaaggcgccgccgccgccgccgcgcgccaagtCTCGCagactcgccgtcgtcgcaaacaccgacgccgcgctcgccgcgaagctccaggctgccgaggacgacggcgggttcATGGActcgatcgacgacgacgacgacgcgacgcccgcgcacCTCACGTGCGAGGAATGGTGCGAGAAGAGAGGGCTCGCTCCGGGACCCAAGATGGATGGGCACTTTCGAGGGTGGGTCGCGCCGGATCTGGTGCAGTCGCTCGggctggcggcgagcgcggcggaggcgtgggagagcaacggcggcgggtcgttCGCCAAGGCGGGCAAGGCCGGCAAGGGCGAAAACGCCAAGGAGTTTGCCCGTAAGATGATAAAGAAGAACCCGAACTGCTACTTTTACCGGCACAACGCGCCGGGGCAGGATGCGTGGCACGGGGACTGGGCCGAGGATGAGATACAGCGATTCGTTCAGGTGGCCAAGGAGCACGGGTGCGGGGATAAGTGGGGACTGTTCGCGTCCTACATCCCGCACAGGGTCGGGTACCAGTGCAGCGCCGCGTACAGGCACGTCATCATCCCTCGCGGTCTTCTGCTGGACGACCAGTTCGTGATGTCCAGGTCGGGCGAGGCCGTTTACGTCGGGAAGAAAGGGAGCAAGGGAAGCGCGTGAGCGAAGCGCGAGGGATGGGCGTGACGAACCACGGGGGCGAGAAACGACGAGGAACCCGAGTTTGGTGGACCGCCAAAGGCGGCCCGGTTCTTTTTTTTGGGTTTATTGAATGGAAACGAAGCGAGCCTCGAGCTAACGTTAAACGATAACCGTCAATGAGCGCCCGAACAgacgcgtcgtctccgcttGTCGAAAGTTAAAGGAGCGGGCGGTCGATGAAgctcgaccgcgacgtcccaTGCATGTGTGTGCATGTGTGCGTGTCGCCGACGAAGCCTTCTGACGGGCCGTCGGCATCCTTGAAAGTATCGCGAGAGTCGAAAGCgttctcgcgcgcggtgaaaAAAAACAGtgccgcgcgatgcgccccGAGTCCCCCGTTGATCTGCAACCGCGTGTGTGGTGTCTCACGGTCGCGTCGAGAGGTCAGCCGGATATAAATCGGTCCCCTCGCGTGTGAAGTAGTAGTCGTTGTGCTGCGGCGAGCCGTCGAATGCATCCCTCGTCGGAACTCGAaacgacgtccccgccgactTTCATTTTTTGATCTTCTCGTCGCGGTTGCCTTTGCGGATGCGCCTGGGAGGAACCCTCGCTCGGtatcctcctcgccctccgcaTCTCCTCAACCTCTTTcgtgtgtgtgtgtgtgtaACACTCATttgtgtgtgtgtgtgttTGCGTAGACGGGGTAACTAAGTCCCGCACGCTGGTGTCCTAGTAGAGTCGCGGGTCTCCCCGCGACGATATAGTGCGAAAAAcatcgacgcgcgtcggggcggttGGCCCGCTCGAAAAAAGGGCGGAAGAGTTTACGTGAAACCCTTAccaaccgccgcgtcccgaCGCGCGTGTTCGTATAATTCTCATCGAACCTCGGCCGTCATTCATCAGCCGGGTTTTGTGTCCTTGTGTCCCTCCTCGTAAgtcgcctcctcccctcCGCGGAGCCGCGCCGGTGTGGTACAGTTGGCGCGACCGCCGCAAATACAGCATCCTCCCCATCTAAAACGTGTCATTCAACTTCTCGCCGTCCTTGAGCCCTGGTGAAAACAAACACATCGCGCGCACCACGACGACTTAGCGGCAGTACACGGCCGGGTCGATGGTGGGCGGGATCTGCTGAATCTCAGTcccgagctccttctcgatGCGGAAGAGGTTGAACCTGTCGTCGTAAGTGATGAGGTTGACGGAGATGCCCAGGTGGCCGAAACGTCCGGAACGACCCACGCGGTGAAGGTACGTCTCGGAGTTCTTCGGAAAGTCGAAGTTGATGACCACGTTGACGGACTGGATGTCGATACCGCGCGTGAAGAGGTCGGACG from the Micromonas commoda chromosome 8, complete sequence genome contains:
- a CDS encoding predicted protein; translation: MPGQTMGNGRWTRERRETEYYRLSRLRAERKLAAIERRRSVREAKKSIRVMKDEVAKQIAQIVEDRAFATRPTYQIPPNWKATHIERPQAFYKVVACKDDKFVSVYDGETEFALGKTYKTQRGTPSGWPPKAECFFAWNSPLGALNAAFPVGSKAGVLPRVLLKVEGRGNCYEEHEVFPGGSSRWTGSVALSSVKVCRIMTDAFREASADKVLLPDFTLPRRPPPLPP
- a CDS encoding predicted protein, coding for MDPAACGDRPNFLDFSFQKTVVVSSARALRERAPETRKMTNPADATQVDIAEKENAPSPAVKASPKPAANGDGSSKFVNVDGKVKHRRVVKADGVDAMTQADATVGAEQEHVNDYERQREERIRRNNERLRALKVLDTAKALEASAAAASNAAAANVVKRPPGKARGGRPKAPPPPPRAKSRRLAVVANTDAALAAKLQAAEDDGGFMDSIDDDDDATPAHLTCEEWCEKRGLAPGPKMDGHFRGWVAPDLVQSLGLAASAAEAWESNGGGSFAKAGKAGKGENAKEFARKMIKKNPNCYFYRHNAPGQDAWHGDWAEDEIQRFVQVAKEHGCGDKWGLFASYIPHRVGYQCSAAYRHVIIPRGLLLDDQFVMSRSGEAVYVGKKGSKGSA